In a genomic window of Variovorax paradoxus:
- a CDS encoding class I SAM-dependent methyltransferase: MKDVTNPPSSLHGLSAPSEWIVRWSHLLAPGASVLDVACGAGRHMHWFAQRGHPATGVDRSPEATAAAAAFGTVVTADIEDGPWPFAGQGFGAVVVTNYLWRARLADIVAAVAPGGVLLYETFAAGNESVGKPSRPDFLLRPGELLAACEGLRVVAYEDGFLSEPARFVQRIAAVRAPAAAEEPPARHPLKAA, encoded by the coding sequence ATGAAAGATGTAACCAATCCCCCTTCTTCGCTCCACGGGCTGTCGGCGCCCTCGGAATGGATCGTGCGCTGGAGCCACCTGCTGGCGCCGGGCGCCAGCGTGCTCGACGTGGCCTGCGGCGCCGGCCGCCACATGCACTGGTTCGCGCAGCGCGGGCACCCGGCCACCGGCGTCGACCGCTCGCCCGAGGCCACGGCGGCCGCGGCCGCCTTCGGCACGGTCGTCACCGCCGACATCGAGGACGGCCCCTGGCCCTTCGCCGGCCAGGGCTTCGGCGCGGTGGTCGTCACCAACTACCTGTGGCGGGCGCGGCTGGCCGACATCGTCGCGGCCGTGGCGCCCGGCGGCGTGCTGCTCTACGAGACCTTCGCCGCGGGCAACGAGAGCGTGGGCAAGCCTTCGCGGCCCGACTTCCTGCTGCGCCCGGGCGAGCTGCTGGCCGCTTGCGAGGGGCTGCGCGTGGTGGCCTACGAGGACGGTTTCCTGAGCGAGCCGGCGCGCTTCGTGCAGCGCATCGCGGCGGTCCGGGCGCCCGCCGCCGCGGAGGAGCCGCCGGCGCGCCATCCGCTGAAGGCCGCCTGA
- a CDS encoding galactose oxidase, protein MQRRDFVLAGAAALSGAARAQHPASHAAPQPVPSSAEPYARLQGGVPHHMTPEQESQRVTDSPAPRGPQGRWTARAALPLPRSEMAWATAAQGRMHVVGGYGEGAVNRDYHHIYDPQADRWLDGASLPRGANHVAVAADGGRVYALGGFVEQNRRSDTNAYVYEIAANRWTAIAPLPRPRGAAAAVVLDGQLHLIGGASEPAAERASVGWHEVYDPKADRWSARKPLPGARDHVGCVAHGGLIHVVGGRFNTFEYNTDLHHVYLPARDTWEPRSPLPTARSGHGLVVYRDRFFAMGGEGGFLVGGVPRQAKVFGQMESYDPVADSWQRHAPMTTPRHAVGAAVIGDWIYVAGGGAVLGGSVQSAVHEAFTLG, encoded by the coding sequence ATGCAACGCCGAGATTTCGTCCTGGCCGGCGCCGCCGCGCTGAGCGGTGCCGCGCGCGCCCAGCATCCGGCCTCGCACGCCGCGCCGCAGCCCGTGCCGTCCTCGGCCGAGCCCTATGCGCGGCTGCAGGGCGGCGTGCCGCACCACATGACGCCCGAGCAGGAGTCGCAGCGCGTCACCGACAGCCCCGCGCCGCGCGGCCCGCAGGGGCGCTGGACGGCGCGCGCGGCGCTGCCGCTTCCGCGCAGCGAGATGGCCTGGGCCACGGCCGCGCAGGGCCGCATGCACGTGGTCGGCGGCTACGGCGAGGGCGCGGTCAACCGCGACTACCACCACATCTACGACCCGCAGGCCGATCGCTGGCTCGACGGCGCATCGCTGCCGCGCGGCGCCAACCACGTGGCCGTGGCGGCCGACGGCGGCCGGGTCTACGCGCTCGGCGGCTTCGTCGAGCAGAACCGGCGCTCCGACACGAATGCCTACGTCTACGAGATCGCGGCCAACCGCTGGACCGCCATCGCGCCGCTGCCGCGTCCGCGCGGCGCGGCTGCCGCCGTCGTGCTCGACGGGCAGTTGCACCTGATCGGCGGCGCCTCCGAGCCCGCGGCCGAACGCGCCAGCGTGGGCTGGCACGAGGTCTACGACCCGAAGGCCGACCGCTGGAGCGCGCGCAAGCCGCTGCCCGGCGCGCGCGACCACGTGGGCTGCGTGGCGCATGGCGGCCTGATCCACGTGGTCGGCGGGCGCTTCAACACCTTCGAATACAACACCGACCTGCACCACGTCTACCTTCCCGCGCGCGACACCTGGGAGCCGCGTTCGCCGCTGCCCACCGCGCGCTCGGGCCATGGCCTGGTGGTCTATCGCGACCGCTTCTTCGCCATGGGCGGCGAGGGCGGTTTCCTCGTCGGCGGCGTGCCGCGCCAGGCCAAGGTCTTCGGCCAGATGGAAAGCTACGATCCGGTGGCCGACAGCTGGCAGCGCCATGCGCCCATGACCACGCCGCGCCATGCGGTCGGCGCCGCCGTCATCGGCGACTGGATCTACGTGGCTGGCGGCGGCGCCGTGCTCGGCGGCTCGGTGCAGTCCGCGGTGCACGAGGCCTTCACGCTGGGCTGA
- a CDS encoding 4-hydroxy-tetrahydrodipicolinate synthase produces MEQLTGSIVALATPMHDDGSVDYPALRRLIDWHIDEGTDCLGVVGTTGESPTVDVEEHCEIIRVSVEQARGRVPVMAGCGANSTKEAIELAKFAKGVGANSQLQVVPYYNKPTQEGQYQHFKAIAEAVGDLPTVLYNVPGRTVADMAHDTVLRLAQVPGIIGIKEATGNIERAQWLIRDLPERFAVYSGDDPTAVALMLCGGKGNISVTANVAPRKMHELCVAALAGDVKRAMQIQFELMPLHRNLFVEPNPIPLKWAMSRLGLCGGALRLPLTELSEASRPAVEAALRATGLLKD; encoded by the coding sequence TTGGAGCAACTCACAGGCAGCATCGTCGCGCTGGCCACGCCGATGCACGACGACGGCAGCGTTGACTATCCCGCGCTGCGCCGGCTGATCGACTGGCACATCGACGAAGGCACCGACTGCCTCGGCGTCGTCGGCACCACCGGCGAATCGCCCACGGTCGACGTGGAAGAACACTGCGAAATCATCCGCGTGTCGGTCGAGCAGGCCCGGGGCCGCGTGCCCGTCATGGCCGGCTGCGGCGCCAACTCGACCAAGGAAGCGATCGAGCTCGCCAAGTTCGCCAAGGGCGTGGGTGCCAATTCCCAGCTCCAGGTCGTCCCCTACTACAACAAGCCCACGCAAGAGGGCCAGTACCAGCACTTCAAGGCCATCGCCGAAGCCGTGGGCGACCTGCCCACCGTGCTGTACAACGTGCCCGGCCGCACGGTCGCCGATATGGCGCACGACACCGTGCTGCGCCTGGCCCAGGTGCCCGGCATCATCGGCATCAAGGAAGCCACCGGCAACATCGAGCGCGCGCAGTGGCTGATCCGCGACCTGCCCGAGCGCTTCGCCGTCTACTCGGGCGACGACCCGACCGCCGTGGCGCTCATGCTGTGCGGCGGCAAGGGCAACATCAGCGTCACGGCCAACGTGGCGCCGCGCAAGATGCACGAGCTGTGCGTGGCCGCGCTCGCGGGCGACGTGAAGCGCGCGATGCAGATCCAGTTCGAGCTGATGCCGCTGCACCGCAACCTCTTCGTCGAACCCAATCCGATTCCGCTCAAGTGGGCCATGTCCCGCCTCGGCCTCTGCGGCGGTGCGCTGCGGCTGCCGCTGACCGAGCTCTCCGAGGCCAGCCGTCCGGCGGTCGAGGCCGCGCTACGCGCGACCGGGCTGCTCAAGGACTGA
- the parC gene encoding DNA topoisomerase IV subunit A translates to MDSQPPLDLLPPGDDNNDGGDGTSLTLADYAQTAYLEYALSVVKGRALPDVSDGQKPVQRRILYSMSRMGLGFGGTNGTVGAKPVKSARVVGDVLGRFHPHSDQAAYDALVRMAQDFSQRYPLVDGQGNFGSRDGDGAAAMRYTEARLARITSLLLDEIDEGTVDFIPNYDGSTEEPRLLPARLPFTLLNGASGIAVGLATEIPSHNLREIADACVALIKSNGKLSEEELFAIVPGPDYPGGAQIISSAGDIADAYRSGRGSLKVRARWKIEDLARGQWQLVVNELPPGVSTQKVLEEIEEITNPKVKAGKKALSTEQTQVKAAMLSVLDVVRDESSKDAAVRLVFEPKTSRISQEEFITTLLAQTSLETSSSINLTMVGIDGKPTQKSLRQMLEEWIEFRAATVEKRSKHRLGKVQDRIHILEGRQLVLLNIDEVIAIIRAAEDPKAALIARFNLSDRQAEDILEIRLRQLARLEAIKIEQELSNLREEQKKLEEILGSPAALRRLLIKEIEADAKTFEDPRRTLIQTEKRAVAEVKVVDEPVTVIVSQKGWVRAQKGWASEKAAGNGAAAPEYSFKSGDSLYGAFECRSVDTLLVFGSAKDKSVRVYTVPVASLPGARGDGQPVTTLIELDAGTHVTHYFAGPVGASLLLANSGGYGFIATVENMMSRQRGGKAFIDVGEGEQLCRPSLVGGAGGAEPMPAATHVACASTGGRILTFEIAELKSLPKGGRGLTLIDLEPKDTLAGAAAYTRSVRIEGIGRGGKERDETLEIRTLNNARGARARKGKAADLGFKPASIVRVL, encoded by the coding sequence ATGGACTCCCAACCCCCGCTCGATCTCCTGCCTCCCGGCGACGACAACAACGACGGCGGCGACGGCACCTCGCTCACGCTCGCCGACTATGCCCAGACCGCCTACCTCGAATACGCGCTGAGCGTGGTCAAGGGCCGCGCGCTGCCCGACGTGTCGGACGGCCAGAAGCCGGTGCAGCGGCGCATCCTCTATTCGATGTCGCGCATGGGCCTGGGCTTCGGCGGCACCAACGGCACCGTGGGCGCCAAGCCCGTGAAGAGCGCGCGCGTGGTCGGCGACGTGCTCGGCCGCTTCCATCCGCACAGCGACCAGGCCGCCTACGACGCGCTGGTGCGCATGGCGCAGGACTTCTCGCAGCGCTATCCGCTGGTCGACGGCCAGGGCAACTTCGGCAGCCGCGACGGCGACGGTGCCGCGGCCATGCGCTACACCGAGGCCCGCCTCGCGCGCATCACCAGCCTGCTGCTCGACGAGATCGACGAAGGCACGGTCGACTTCATCCCCAACTACGACGGCAGCACCGAGGAGCCGCGCCTCTTGCCCGCGCGGCTGCCGTTCACGCTGCTCAACGGCGCCAGCGGCATCGCGGTCGGCCTGGCCACCGAGATCCCGAGCCACAACCTGCGCGAGATCGCCGATGCCTGCGTGGCGCTGATCAAGTCGAACGGCAAGCTCAGCGAGGAAGAGCTGTTCGCCATCGTGCCCGGCCCCGACTATCCGGGCGGCGCGCAGATCATCAGCAGCGCGGGCGACATCGCCGATGCCTACCGCAGCGGCCGCGGCTCGCTCAAGGTGCGCGCGCGCTGGAAGATCGAGGACCTCGCGCGCGGCCAGTGGCAGCTCGTGGTCAACGAGCTGCCGCCGGGCGTGAGCACGCAGAAGGTGCTCGAGGAGATCGAGGAGATCACCAACCCCAAGGTCAAGGCCGGCAAGAAGGCGCTGAGCACCGAGCAGACCCAGGTCAAGGCCGCGATGCTCTCGGTGCTCGACGTGGTGCGGGACGAGTCGAGCAAGGACGCCGCCGTGCGCCTGGTGTTCGAGCCCAAGACCTCGCGCATCAGCCAGGAGGAATTCATCACCACCTTGCTGGCGCAGACCTCGCTCGAGACCTCGTCGTCGATCAACCTCACGATGGTGGGCATCGACGGCAAGCCGACGCAGAAGTCGCTGCGCCAGATGCTCGAGGAATGGATCGAGTTCCGCGCCGCCACGGTCGAGAAGCGCTCGAAGCACCGCCTGGGCAAGGTGCAGGACCGCATCCACATCCTCGAGGGCCGGCAGCTGGTGCTGCTCAACATCGACGAGGTGATCGCGATCATCCGCGCCGCCGAGGATCCGAAGGCCGCGCTGATCGCGCGCTTCAACCTCAGCGATCGCCAGGCCGAGGACATCCTCGAGATCCGGCTGCGCCAGCTCGCGCGGCTCGAAGCCATCAAGATCGAGCAGGAGCTCTCCAACCTGCGCGAGGAGCAGAAGAAGCTCGAGGAGATCCTCGGCAGCCCGGCCGCGCTGCGCCGCCTGCTGATCAAGGAGATCGAGGCCGACGCCAAGACCTTCGAGGACCCGCGCCGCACGCTGATCCAGACCGAGAAGCGCGCCGTGGCCGAGGTCAAGGTGGTCGACGAGCCGGTCACCGTGATCGTCTCGCAGAAGGGCTGGGTGCGCGCGCAGAAGGGCTGGGCCAGCGAGAAGGCCGCGGGCAACGGCGCCGCGGCGCCCGAGTACAGCTTCAAGTCGGGCGACTCGCTCTACGGCGCCTTCGAATGCCGCAGCGTCGACACGCTGCTGGTGTTCGGCAGCGCCAAGGACAAGAGCGTGCGCGTCTACACCGTGCCCGTGGCCTCGCTGCCGGGCGCGCGCGGCGACGGCCAGCCGGTCACCACGCTGATCGAGCTCGATGCGGGCACGCATGTCACGCACTACTTCGCGGGCCCGGTCGGCGCCAGCCTGCTGCTGGCCAATTCGGGCGGCTACGGCTTCATCGCCACGGTCGAGAACATGATGTCGCGCCAGCGCGGCGGCAAGGCCTTCATCGACGTGGGCGAGGGCGAGCAGCTGTGCCGGCCCTCGCTGGTGGGCGGTGCCGGCGGCGCCGAGCCGATGCCCGCGGCCACGCACGTGGCCTGCGCCTCCACGGGCGGGCGCATCCTGACCTTCGAGATCGCCGAGCTCAAGAGCCTGCCCAAGGGCGGCCGCGGCCTCACGCTGATCGATCTCGAGCCCAAGGACACCCTCGCGGGTGCCGCGGCCTACACGCGCAGCGTGAGGATCGAGGGCATCGGCCGCGGCGGCAAGGAGCGCGACGAGACGCTCGAGATCCGCACCCTCAACAACGCGCGCGGCGCCCGTGCGCGCAAGGGCAAGGCGGCCGACCTGGGCTTCAAGCCGGCCAGCATCGTGCGGGTGCTCTGA
- a CDS encoding type IIA DNA topoisomerase subunit B, with the protein MATPPKTPTSSSDASGYSEGSIRVLKGLEPVKQRPGMYTRTDNPLHIIQEVIDNAADEALAGHGKKIRVTLHADGSVAIEDDGRGIPFGLHPEEKAPVVELVYTRLHAGGKFDKGSGGAYSFSGGLHGVGVSVTNALSKRLEVTTHREGSVAKLAFSGGDVIEQLEVRKLEAGERKQGTTVRAWPDAKYFESSALPMGELTHLLRSKAVLMPGVSVTLVNEKTKETQQWLYKGGLSDYLMQTLNGDPVIPLFEGSGHADKNADNFAEGEGADWCVAFTEDGQPVRESYVNLIPTSAGGTHESGLRDGLFTAVKGFIELHSLLPKGVKLLPEDVFARASYVLSAKVLDPQFQGQIKERLNSRDAVRLVSSFVRPALELWLNQHVDYGRKLAELAIKAAQTRQRAGQKVEKRKGSGVAVLPGKLTDCESKDIGHNEVFLVEGDSAGGSAKMGRDKESQAILPLRGKVLNTWEVERDRLFANTEIHDISVAVGVDPHGPDDTPDLSGLRYGKICILSDADVDGSHIQVLLLTLFFRHFPKLIETGHVYVAKPPLFRVDAPARGKKPASKVYALDEGELTATLDKLRKDGVREGAWSISRFKGLGEMSAEQLWETTLNPDTRRLMQVQLGRFDFSATQGEITKLMGKGEAAARRELMELRADDVDIDV; encoded by the coding sequence ATGGCGACTCCCCCCAAGACTCCAACCAGTTCCTCCGACGCCTCCGGCTACTCCGAAGGCTCGATCCGCGTGCTCAAGGGCCTCGAGCCCGTCAAGCAGCGCCCGGGCATGTACACCCGCACGGACAACCCGCTGCACATCATCCAGGAAGTGATCGACAACGCGGCCGACGAAGCGCTCGCGGGCCACGGCAAGAAGATCAGGGTCACGCTGCATGCCGACGGCTCGGTCGCCATCGAGGACGACGGCCGCGGCATCCCGTTCGGCCTGCATCCCGAGGAGAAGGCGCCCGTGGTCGAGCTGGTCTACACCCGGCTGCACGCGGGCGGCAAGTTCGACAAGGGCTCGGGCGGCGCCTACAGCTTCTCGGGCGGCCTGCACGGCGTGGGCGTGTCGGTGACCAATGCGCTGTCGAAGCGGCTCGAGGTGACGACGCACCGCGAAGGCTCGGTGGCGAAGCTGGCCTTCAGCGGCGGCGACGTGATCGAGCAGCTCGAGGTGCGCAAGCTCGAGGCCGGCGAGCGCAAGCAGGGCACCACGGTGCGCGCCTGGCCCGACGCCAAGTACTTCGAGTCCTCGGCGCTGCCGATGGGCGAGCTCACCCACCTGCTGCGCAGCAAGGCGGTGCTGATGCCCGGCGTGAGCGTCACGCTGGTCAACGAGAAGACCAAGGAAACGCAGCAGTGGCTCTACAAGGGCGGTCTCAGCGACTACCTGATGCAGACGCTCAACGGCGATCCGGTCATCCCGCTGTTCGAGGGCAGCGGCCATGCCGACAAGAACGCCGACAACTTCGCCGAGGGCGAGGGCGCCGACTGGTGCGTGGCCTTCACGGAAGACGGCCAGCCGGTGCGCGAGAGCTACGTCAACCTGATCCCCACCAGCGCCGGCGGCACGCACGAGAGCGGCCTGCGCGACGGCCTGTTCACGGCGGTCAAGGGCTTCATCGAGCTGCATTCGCTGCTGCCCAAGGGCGTGAAGCTGCTGCCCGAGGACGTGTTCGCGCGCGCTTCCTACGTGCTCAGCGCCAAGGTGCTCGACCCGCAGTTCCAGGGCCAGATCAAGGAACGCCTGAACTCGCGCGACGCGGTGCGGCTGGTGTCGAGCTTCGTGCGCCCGGCGCTCGAGCTGTGGCTCAACCAGCACGTCGACTACGGCCGCAAGCTCGCCGAACTGGCGATCAAGGCCGCCCAGACACGCCAGCGCGCGGGCCAGAAGGTCGAGAAGCGCAAGGGTTCGGGCGTGGCCGTGCTGCCCGGCAAGCTGACCGACTGCGAGAGCAAGGACATCGGCCACAACGAAGTCTTCCTGGTCGAGGGCGACTCGGCCGGCGGCAGCGCCAAGATGGGCCGCGACAAGGAAAGCCAGGCCATCCTGCCGCTGCGCGGCAAGGTGCTCAACACCTGGGAGGTCGAGCGCGACCGGCTGTTCGCCAACACCGAAATCCACGACATCTCGGTGGCGGTGGGCGTCGATCCGCACGGCCCCGACGACACGCCCGACCTCAGCGGGCTGCGCTACGGCAAGATCTGCATCCTTTCCGATGCCGACGTGGACGGCTCGCACATCCAGGTGCTGCTGCTCACGCTGTTCTTCCGGCACTTCCCCAAATTGATCGAAACCGGCCACGTGTATGTCGCGAAGCCGCCATTGTTCCGGGTCGACGCGCCCGCGCGCGGCAAGAAGCCGGCCTCCAAGGTCTATGCGCTCGACGAGGGCGAACTGACCGCCACGCTCGACAAGCTGCGCAAGGACGGCGTGCGCGAAGGCGCCTGGAGCATCAGCCGTTTCAAGGGCCTGGGCGAAATGAGCGCGGAACAATTGTGGGAAACCACGCTCAATCCGGACACCCGGCGCCTGATGCAGGTCCAATTGGGCCGTTTCGACTTCAGCGCCACCCAGGGCGAGATCACCAAGCTCATGGGCAAGGGCGAAGCCGCGGCGCGGCGCGAACTGATGGAACTGCGCGCCGACGACGTCGACATCGATGTTTGA
- the bamC gene encoding outer membrane protein assembly factor BamC translates to MKYLSRFALLALVASLAACSVLESDKIDYKSAGKAPTLEVPPDLSQLARDNRYAIPGGAVTANSYQTGVANAPGVPTAVSNLGDVRMERTGSQRWLVVNRSPDQLWDPVKDFWQESGFLLTTEQRNLGIMETDWAENRAKLPQDIIRGTLGKLVDSVYSTGELDRFRTRMERTPTGTEIYISHRGMQEVYTTTRQDQTVWQPRPSDPELEAEFLRRLMVKLGVSQEQAKQVAATAAAAPVQTARVSNVGGQPIVQLNDGFDRAWRRVGLALDRTGFTVEDRDRSAGVYFVRYVPPNPDKKEPGFFGKLFSSSKTESPLKFRILIKSQGESSTVSVQNEAGAPETSVNAERIVKVIADDLR, encoded by the coding sequence TTGAAGTACCTCTCGCGATTCGCACTCCTGGCCCTCGTCGCCAGCCTCGCCGCCTGCTCCGTTCTCGAGAGCGACAAGATCGACTACAAGAGCGCCGGCAAGGCCCCGACGCTCGAAGTGCCGCCCGACCTGTCCCAGCTCGCGCGTGACAACCGCTACGCCATCCCCGGCGGTGCCGTCACCGCCAACTCCTACCAGACCGGCGTCGCCAACGCGCCGGGCGTGCCCACCGCCGTCTCCAACCTCGGCGACGTGCGCATGGAGCGCACCGGCTCGCAGCGCTGGCTGGTCGTCAACCGCTCGCCCGACCAGCTCTGGGATCCGGTCAAGGACTTCTGGCAGGAAAGCGGCTTCCTGCTGACCACCGAGCAGCGCAACCTCGGCATCATGGAAACCGACTGGGCCGAGAACCGCGCCAAGCTGCCGCAGGACATCATCCGCGGCACGCTGGGCAAGCTGGTCGACTCGGTCTACTCCACCGGCGAACTCGACCGCTTCCGCACCCGCATGGAACGCACGCCGACCGGCACCGAGATCTACATCAGCCACCGTGGCATGCAGGAGGTCTACACGACCACGCGCCAGGACCAGACCGTCTGGCAGCCGCGTCCGTCCGACCCCGAACTCGAAGCCGAATTCCTGCGCCGCCTGATGGTCAAGCTCGGCGTCTCGCAGGAGCAGGCCAAGCAGGTCGCGGCCACCGCCGCCGCGGCACCGGTGCAGACCGCCCGCGTGTCCAACGTCGGCGGCCAGCCGATCGTGCAGCTCAACGACGGCTTCGACCGCGCATGGCGCCGCGTCGGCCTCGCGCTCGACCGCACCGGCTTCACGGTGGAAGACCGCGACCGCAGCGCCGGCGTCTACTTCGTGCGCTACGTGCCGCCGAACCCCGACAAGAAGGAGCCCGGCTTCTTCGGCAAGCTGTTCAGCTCGAGCAAGACCGAGTCGCCGCTCAAGTTCCGCATCCTGATCAAGAGCCAGGGCGAGAGCAGCACGGTGTCGGTGCAGAACGAAGCCGGCGCGCCCGAGACCTCGGTCAACGCCGAGCGCATCGTCAAGGTCATCGCCGACGACCTGAGGTAA
- a CDS encoding lytic transglycosylase domain-containing protein, producing the protein MSLLKPSLLLAFLLLALQGPARAADVYGYIDANGVAHFAAEKVDERYQVFFRDGQSFDTTQGISPLGRLGRGNRKLDGKFDGKVSPASQTLLAMFEASPSYKIAKSALRDASNKHAIDYELLQALIATESGFDAQAVSPKGARGLMQLMPGTAQRYGVAGDQRASLEKKLFDPRINIAAGSHYLRDLIAMFPGQIELALAAYNAGEGAVQRAGNKIPNYKETQNYVQTVLQLYAYLKPSVARGGGLRGGKTPGRIRMEMTVPAGGAIGRGNMPPDSSRSLPAMPAVPESAAPPAADAGAGDPPASPLS; encoded by the coding sequence ATGTCCCTCCTCAAGCCTTCGCTGCTCCTGGCCTTCCTGCTGCTCGCGCTGCAGGGGCCGGCGCGCGCCGCTGACGTCTACGGCTACATCGACGCCAACGGCGTGGCGCACTTCGCGGCCGAGAAGGTCGACGAGCGCTACCAGGTGTTCTTCCGCGACGGCCAGAGCTTCGACACCACGCAGGGCATCTCGCCGCTCGGCCGCCTGGGCCGCGGCAACCGCAAGCTCGACGGCAAGTTCGATGGCAAGGTGTCGCCGGCCTCGCAGACGCTGCTGGCCATGTTCGAGGCCTCGCCGAGCTACAAGATCGCCAAGAGCGCGCTGCGCGATGCCTCGAACAAGCATGCGATCGACTACGAGCTGCTGCAGGCGCTGATCGCCACCGAGTCGGGTTTCGACGCGCAGGCCGTCTCGCCCAAGGGCGCGCGCGGGCTGATGCAGCTGATGCCCGGCACCGCGCAGCGCTACGGCGTGGCGGGCGACCAGCGCGCGAGCCTCGAGAAGAAGCTGTTCGACCCGCGCATCAACATCGCCGCCGGCTCGCACTACCTGCGCGACCTGATCGCGATGTTCCCGGGCCAGATCGAGCTGGCGCTGGCGGCCTACAACGCGGGCGAGGGCGCGGTGCAGCGCGCGGGCAACAAGATCCCGAACTACAAGGAAACGCAGAACTACGTGCAGACGGTGCTGCAGCTCTACGCCTACCTCAAGCCCTCGGTGGCCCGGGGTGGCGGCCTGCGCGGCGGCAAGACGCCGGGGCGCATCCGCATGGAGATGACGGTGCCCGCCGGCGGCGCGATCGGCCGCGGCAACATGCCCCCGGATTCGTCGCGCAGCCTGCCGGCGATGCCGGCCGTGCCCGAGTCGGCCGCGCCGCCCGCCGCCGATGCCGGCGCCGGCGATCCCCCCGCTTCGCCGCTGTCGTGA
- a CDS encoding MFS transporter yields MQPSPTPTLSIRQVLFCGAMIVTLSMGIRHGFGLWLQPITQAQDWSRQTFSFALAIQNLSWGIFGVFAGMLADRFGAFRVLIGGAVFYALGLLGMAHSPTPLLFTLSAGLLIGAAQAGTTYAVIYGVIGRQIPAERRSWAMGVAAAAGSFGQFLMAPVEGRLIGQFGWQTALAVVAVLVLVIVPLAFGLREPRREAAAAQREQSVLQAVGEAFRYPSFGLLMAGYFVCGFQLAFIGIHMPTYLRDKSLPADVAGYALALIGLFNVFGTYTVGLLGQKLAKRKILAAIYFARAVSIALFLVVPTSPLSVYLFSAAMGFLWLSTVPATNAIVAGIFGVAHLSMLSGFVFLSHQVGSFLGVWLGGYLYDTTGSYDVVWYLAIALGVFAALVNLPVRESAIARPVGRPAAHAG; encoded by the coding sequence ATGCAACCGTCTCCCACTCCCACCCTCTCGATCAGGCAGGTGCTGTTCTGCGGCGCCATGATCGTCACGCTCTCGATGGGCATCCGCCATGGCTTCGGGCTCTGGCTGCAGCCGATCACGCAGGCGCAGGACTGGAGCCGGCAGACTTTCTCGTTCGCGCTGGCGATACAGAACCTCTCGTGGGGCATCTTCGGGGTGTTCGCGGGCATGCTGGCCGACCGTTTCGGGGCGTTCCGGGTGCTGATCGGCGGGGCGGTGTTCTATGCGCTGGGCCTGCTGGGCATGGCGCATTCGCCGACGCCGCTGCTGTTCACCTTGAGCGCGGGCCTGCTGATCGGCGCGGCCCAGGCCGGCACCACCTACGCGGTGATCTACGGCGTGATCGGGCGGCAGATCCCGGCCGAGCGGCGCTCGTGGGCCATGGGGGTGGCGGCGGCGGCCGGCTCCTTCGGCCAGTTCCTGATGGCGCCGGTCGAGGGCCGGCTGATCGGCCAGTTCGGCTGGCAGACCGCGCTGGCGGTGGTCGCGGTGCTGGTGCTGGTGATCGTGCCGCTGGCCTTCGGCCTGCGCGAGCCGCGGCGCGAGGCGGCGGCCGCGCAGCGCGAGCAGTCGGTGCTGCAGGCCGTGGGCGAGGCCTTCCGCTACCCGAGCTTCGGCCTGCTGATGGCCGGCTACTTCGTCTGCGGCTTCCAGCTCGCCTTCATCGGCATCCACATGCCGACCTACCTGCGCGACAAGAGCCTGCCGGCCGACGTGGCCGGCTACGCGCTGGCGCTGATCGGCCTGTTCAACGTGTTCGGCACCTACACCGTGGGGCTGCTGGGCCAGAAGCTCGCCAAGCGCAAGATCCTGGCCGCGATCTACTTCGCGCGGGCGGTGTCCATCGCGCTGTTCCTCGTGGTGCCGACCTCGCCGCTGAGCGTCTACCTGTTCTCGGCCGCGATGGGCTTCCTCTGGCTCTCGACCGTGCCGGCCACCAACGCGATCGTGGCGGGCATCTTCGGCGTGGCCCACCTCTCGATGCTCAGCGGCTTCGTGTTCCTGAGCCACCAGGTCGGCTCCTTCCTCGGCGTCTGGCTCGGCGGCTACCTCTACGACACCACGGGCAGCTACGACGTGGTCTGGTATCTGGCGATCGCGCTCGGCGTGTTCGCGGCGCTGGTCAACCTGCCGGTGCGCGAGAGCGCGATCGCGCGCCCCGTGGGCCGGCCGGCCGCGCACGCGGGCTGA